Part of the Roseobacter litoralis Och 149 genome, GTTCAGGTGTCGACACCTCAAAGCGAAGGTACGATTGTCTCGCTGCGCGTTGAAGGGACCGTCGGCGCCGCATTGCAGGCATAGCGGAAAAATTCAAATCTCAGGCGAAAACCCCGTGACAAAATAGCGTATTGGCCATTAACCTTCACGCTACCTGAGGGAGATTTTTGATGACAAAACACATCCAGTGGATTCTGGAAATGAATGTGCGCGATGACGACATAGATGCGGTCGAGCAACTCGTCGATGAAATAGTCAGCGCCACAAAGGCGAATGAACCGGGTGCATTGATTTACGAATACTATCTTTCGGAAGATAGAAGTCGGTGTTCTGTTGTTGAGCGATATGCGGATTGCGCTGCGGTCATGGTTCATCTGAAGAATTTCGAGGATCATTTTGCCGAAAGGTTTTTTGCTTTATTTGAGCCCAGCCTCTTTCGTGTGTATGGTCCAGCCAACGAAGGTGTCAGAAATGCTCTTGGCAGCCTTGGCGCGACCTTTGATATCGGCGTCGGCGGTTTCATACGATAACACAGAACGTGTGTTTTGCGTAATCTAGACGGCTATAAAACAGTGTGACTGGTACAAGTTTCTTTCACTTGAAAACACAGAAATCGGGGATTGGAGTACAATGGACAGTTCGGAGTTGCCAAAAACAGGATTTTTGGCGCATGCCTCGCAGAACTTGTCCGATCTGTTGAACTCGGTCGCGACGGAAGTTGATTTAAGCGAAGGCGAGGTGCTTTTCGAACAAGGCGATACCGGTGATGCGCTTTATGCGATCGTCTCCGGCAGCCTTGAGTTCAGCATCATATCACGGGAAGGGCGCAAACTGTCATTGGATGTTATGCGCCCCGGTGCGCTTTTCGGTGAGATTGCACTTTTTGATCCCGGCACGCGCACAGCCACAGTGACGGCGCTTGAGCCCTGCCGTGTACGTGGCGTTAAGAACGCCGATATTCTTGCAGCCATTCGCAAGTCGCCAGAGCTGGGGATTGACCTTATCCAGCTGGCGGGTGAGCGGCTGCGTTGGATGAGCAGTCAGTTGAACGAGCAGGTGTTCCTTCCCATGCCAGCACGGCTTGCACGTAAAATATTGTACCTTACGATAGACGGATCGGACGATCTCGGGCTTTTGAATTTGTCCCAAGCCGAACTGGCAGAGTTCGTCGGTGCGACCAGAGAAGCGGTTTCCAAAACGCTCTCTCTTTGGAAGCGAGCGGGGGTCATTGACGCCACGCGGGGCGGCGTACGAGTTATCGACCGCAACGCCCTGCAGATCATGGCGGACCTGCATCACATTTGATGCATCCATGTGATTAGGGTCA contains:
- a CDS encoding putative quinol monooxygenase, with product MTKHIQWILEMNVRDDDIDAVEQLVDEIVSATKANEPGALIYEYYLSEDRSRCSVVERYADCAAVMVHLKNFEDHFAERFFALFEPSLFRVYGPANEGVRNALGSLGATFDIGVGGFIR
- a CDS encoding Crp/Fnr family transcriptional regulator, whose protein sequence is MDSSELPKTGFLAHASQNLSDLLNSVATEVDLSEGEVLFEQGDTGDALYAIVSGSLEFSIISREGRKLSLDVMRPGALFGEIALFDPGTRTATVTALEPCRVRGVKNADILAAIRKSPELGIDLIQLAGERLRWMSSQLNEQVFLPMPARLARKILYLTIDGSDDLGLLNLSQAELAEFVGATREAVSKTLSLWKRAGVIDATRGGVRVIDRNALQIMADLHHI